From the Theobroma cacao cultivar B97-61/B2 chromosome 2, Criollo_cocoa_genome_V2, whole genome shotgun sequence genome, one window contains:
- the LOC18608895 gene encoding uncharacterized protein LOC18608895 has protein sequence MAGGIGAFWATRVMEIVKKHDSGGLVWKRIKLTSTRKANAKKRLHRVWQNEAVLRACAEPPSKTTDVVAGEKDGEQAT, from the exons ATGGCCGGAGGAATAGGAGCATTTTGGGCAACAAGAGTGATGGAGATAGTGAAAAAGCACGACTCCGGAGGCCTCGTTTGGAAGAGAATTAAGCTCACTTCTACCCGCAAAGCCAACGCCAAGAAACGGCTCCATCGCGTTTGGCAG AATGAAGCTGTTTTGAGGGCATGTGCAGAACCACCTTCAAAAACAACTGATGTTGTAGCTGGTGAGAAAGATGGGGAACAGGCAACGTAA
- the LOC18608896 gene encoding NAC domain-containing protein 83 — MEKLNFVKNGVLRLPPGFRFHPTDEELVVQYLRRKVLAWPLPASIIPEVDVCKADPWELPGDLEQERYFFSTREAKYPNGNRSNRATVSGYWKATGIDKQIITSRSNQVVGMKKTLVFYRGKPPHGSRTDWIMHEYRLVSAETAACNAPHKKSQTQSHAVPMENWVLCRIFLKKRSSTTKNDDDSMQSCNENGARKVRTSRPVFYDFLTKDRTDLNLAPSCSSSGSSGITEISHNDTDDHEESSSCNSFPYFRRKP, encoded by the exons ATGGAGAAGCTTAATTTTGTAAAGAATGGTGTGCTTAGATTGCCTCCTGGATTCCGCTTTCATCCTACAGATGAAGAGTTAGTGGTTCAGTACTTAAGACGAAAGGTGCTTGCTTGGCCGTTGCCTGCCTCTATCATTCCTGAAGTTGATGTTTGCAAAGCTGATCCTTGGGAATTGCCAG GTGATTTGGAGCAAGAGAGGTATTTTTTCAGCACTAGAGAAGCCAAGTATCCCAATGGGAATAGATCCAACCGAGCCACAGTTTCAGGTTATTGGAAAGCAACCGGAATTGACAAACAAATTATAACTTCTAGGAGCAACCAAGTCGTGGGCATGAAGAAAACTCTGGTTTTTTATAGAGGAAAGCCCCCACACGGATCTAGGACCGATTGGATCATGCATGAATATCGCCTTGTTAGCGCTGAGACAGCAGCCTGCAATGCCCCACATAAGAAGAGCCAAACTCAG AGCCATGCGGTGCCAATGGAAAATTGGGTGCTGTGTCgcatatttttgaagaaaagaagtAGTACTactaaaaatgatgatgatagcATGCAATCTTGCAACGAAAACGGAGCTCGTAAAGTAAGGACAAGCAGGCCTGTTTTCTATGATTTCCTGACCAAGGACAGGACTGACTTAAATCTTGCCCCTTCTTGCTCGTCCTCTGGCTCTAGTGGGATCACAGAAATTTCCCATAATGACACAGATGACCACGAAGAAAGCAGTAGTTGCAATAGTTTTCCTTATTTTAGAAGAAAACCTTAA